The proteins below come from a single Aegilops tauschii subsp. strangulata cultivar AL8/78 chromosome 6, Aet v6.0, whole genome shotgun sequence genomic window:
- the LOC109753394 gene encoding uncharacterized protein isoform X4, translating into MAIKLIAIAFFLLLLAFAECSDGGEPPSSQKETFGETVYAVHWDSPSKGEGFGASAYKVDWNPEDAPSKEKGFGASAYKVDWKPEDAPSEEKGFGASAYKVDWKREDASSKKGFGASAYKVDWKSEDAPSEQKGFGASAYKVDWKPEDPSSKQNGFGASAYKVDWKREDAPSREQGFWASPYKVDWKLDDAPSTEEKGFGASAYKVDWKSKDARSKEKGFRASAYKVHWKPEDASSKQKGFGASAYKVDWKREDAFSKQNGFRASAYKVDWKPEDAPSREQGFGASAYKVDWKRDDAPSTEEKGFGESAYKVDWKSEDAPSEEKGFGASAYNVDWKPEDTTSKQKGFGASAYKVDWKPEVAPSIPTGEEGFGASVYKVDWKPEDARSKEKSFGASAYKVDWKSEDAPSEKGFGESAYKVDWKLEDSTSKKNDFDGSAYVVHWDPNLAHSPSSIPEELEKRGDVKFQTGMLFLKKNLHIGTTLPEGTMFARDGAPKSIHFSSTPLESKYLTTILSYFKLPHGSMKANQVADTLHSCGKPADKEEPHMCFSSREAMARFATRELGVSSARAAITRIHGHENPSSMYVVEQITQLNSNVVPCHPMDFPYEVFYCHRPKQVQSLRVQLKDLKDGMSRVTAIAMCHMNTSDWDTQYFELLDGERGEPICHYMPTDYIMFY; encoded by the exons ATGGCGATCAAGCTTATAGCAATAGCCTTTTTCTTGCTCCTTCTAGCCTTTGCTGAGTGTAGCGACGGGGGTGAACCTCCATCTTCTC AAAAAGAAACTTTTGGTGAAACTGTGTATGCGGTACATTGGGATTCCCCTTCAA AAGGAGAAGGTTTTGGGGCTAGTGCTTATAAGGTGGATTGGAACCCAGAAGATGCACCTTCCA AAGAAAAAGGTTTTGGGGCAAGTGCTTATAAGGTGGATTGGAAACCAGAAGATGCACCATCTG AAGAAAAAGGTTTTGGTGCAAGTGCTTATAAGGTGGATTGGAAACGAGAAGATGCATCTTCCA AAAAAGGTTTTGGGGCAAGTGCTTATAAGGTGGATTGGAAATCAGAAGATGCACCTTCCG AACAAAAAGGTTTTGGGGCAAGTGCTTATAAGGTGGATTGGAAACCAGAAGATCCATCTTCCA AACAAAATGGTTTTGGGGCAAGTGCTTATAAGGTGGATTGGAAACGAGAAGATGCACCTTCCA GAGAACAAGGTTTTTGGGCAAGTCCTTATAAGGTAGATTGGAAACTAGACGATGCACCTTCCA CAGAAGAAAAAGGTTTTGGGGCAAGTGCTTATAAGGTGGATTGGAAATCAAAAGATGCACGTTCCA AAGAAAAAGGTTTTAGGGCAAGTGCTTATAAGGTACATTGGAAACCAGAAGATGCATCTTCCA AACAAAAAGGTTTTGGGGCAAGTGCTTATAAGGTGGATTGGAAACGAGAAGATGCATTTTCCA AACAAAATGGTTTTCGGGCAAGTGCTTATAAGGTGGATTGGAAACCAGAAGATGCACCTTCCA GAGAACAAGGTTTTGGGGCAAGTGCTTATAAGGTGGATTGGAAACGGGACGATGCACCTTCCA CAGAAGAAAAAGGTTTTGGGGAAAGTGCTTATAAGGTGGATTGGAAATCAGAAGATGCACCTTCCG AAGAAAAAGGTTTTGGGGCAAGTGCTTATAATGTGGATTGGAAACCAGAAGATACAACTTCCA AACAAAAAGGTTTTGGGGCAAGTGCTTATAAGGTGGATTGGAAACCAGAAGTTGCACCTTCTA TTCCTACAGGAGAAGAAGGTTTTGGGGCAAGTGTTTATAAGGTGGATTGGAAACCAGAAGATGCACGTTCCA AAGAAAAAAGTTTTGGGGCAAGTGCTTATAAGGTGGATTGGAAATCAGAAGATGCACCTTCTG AAAAAGGTTTTGGGGAAAGTGCTTATAAAGTTGATTGGAAACTAGAAGATTCAACTTCCA AAAAAAACGATTTTGATGGAAGTGCTTATGTGGTACATTGGGATCCAAATCTTGCACACTCTC CTTCCTCCATTCCCGAAGAACTAGAGAAACGCGGAGATGTAAAATTTCAAACCGGCATGTTATTCCTGAAGAAGAATCTACACATTGGCACTACACTGCCTGAAGGAACCATGTTTGCACGAGATGGTGCACCAAAGTCTATTCATTTTTCCTCTACTCCGTTGGAGTCAAAGTACTTGACAACCATCCTTTCATACTTCAAATTACCACACGGCTCGATGAAGGCAAACCAGGTAGCTGACACCCTTCATTCATGTGGGAAACCGGCTGACAAGGAGGAACCTCACATGTGTTTCTCATCCCGCGAAGCAATGGCAAGGTTCGCCACCCGAGAATTGGGAGTCAGCAGCGCACGAGCAGCCATTACAAGGATTCATGGGCATGAGAACCCTAGCTCCATGTATGTCGTGGAACAGATCACCCAACTCAACAGTAATGTGGTGCCATGCCACCCTATGGATTTTCCATATGAGGTTTTTTATTGCCATCGGCCAAAACAAGTGCAATCTTTGAGGGTGCAACTCAAGGATTTGAAAGATGGCATGTCGCGTGTGACGGCAATAGCCATGTGTCACATGAACACATCTGATTGGGACACACAGTACTTCGAGCTATTAGACGGAGAGCGTGGTGAACCTATTTGCCACTACATGCCTACCGATTACATCATGTTCTATTAG
- the LOC109753394 gene encoding uncharacterized protein isoform X5 yields MAIKLIAIAFFLLLLAFAECSDGGEPPSSQKETFGETVYAVHWDSPSKGEGFGASAYKVDWNPEDAPSKEKGFGASAYKVDWKPEDAPSEKGFGASAYKVDWKREDASSKEKGFGASAYKVDWKSEDAPSEQKGFGASAYKVDWKPEDPSSKQNGFGASAYKVDWKREDAPSREQGFWASPYKVDWKLDDAPSTEEKGFGASAYKVDWKSKDARSKEKGFRASAYKVHWKPEDASSKQKGFGASAYKVDWKREDAFSKQNGFRASAYKVDWKPEDAPSREQGFGASAYKVDWKRDDAPSTEEKGFGESAYKVDWKSEDAPSEEKGFGASAYNVDWKPEDTTSKQKGFGASAYKVDWKPEVAPSIPTGEEGFGASVYKVDWKPEDARSKEKSFGASAYKVDWKSEDAPSEKGFGESAYKVDWKLEDSTSKKNDFDGSAYVVHWDPNLAHSPSSIPEELEKRGDVKFQTGMLFLKKNLHIGTTLPEGTMFARDGAPKSIHFSSTPLESKYLTTILSYFKLPHGSMKANQVADTLHSCGKPADKEEPHMCFSSREAMARFATRELGVSSARAAITRIHGHENPSSMYVVEQITQLNSNVVPCHPMDFPYEVFYCHRPKQVQSLRVQLKDLKDGMSRVTAIAMCHMNTSDWDTQYFELLDGERGEPICHYMPTDYIMFY; encoded by the exons ATGGCGATCAAGCTTATAGCAATAGCCTTTTTCTTGCTCCTTCTAGCCTTTGCTGAGTGTAGCGACGGGGGTGAACCTCCATCTTCTC AAAAAGAAACTTTTGGTGAAACTGTGTATGCGGTACATTGGGATTCCCCTTCAA AAGGAGAAGGTTTTGGGGCTAGTGCTTATAAGGTGGATTGGAACCCAGAAGATGCACCTTCCA AAGAAAAAGGTTTTGGGGCAAGTGCTTATAAGGTGGATTGGAAACCAGAAGATGCACCATCTG AAAAAGGTTTTGGTGCAAGTGCTTATAAGGTGGATTGGAAACGAGAAGATGCATCTTCCA AAGAAAAAGGTTTTGGGGCAAGTGCTTATAAGGTGGATTGGAAATCAGAAGATGCACCTTCCG AACAAAAAGGTTTTGGGGCAAGTGCTTATAAGGTGGATTGGAAACCAGAAGATCCATCTTCCA AACAAAATGGTTTTGGGGCAAGTGCTTATAAGGTGGATTGGAAACGAGAAGATGCACCTTCCA GAGAACAAGGTTTTTGGGCAAGTCCTTATAAGGTAGATTGGAAACTAGACGATGCACCTTCCA CAGAAGAAAAAGGTTTTGGGGCAAGTGCTTATAAGGTGGATTGGAAATCAAAAGATGCACGTTCCA AAGAAAAAGGTTTTAGGGCAAGTGCTTATAAGGTACATTGGAAACCAGAAGATGCATCTTCCA AACAAAAAGGTTTTGGGGCAAGTGCTTATAAGGTGGATTGGAAACGAGAAGATGCATTTTCCA AACAAAATGGTTTTCGGGCAAGTGCTTATAAGGTGGATTGGAAACCAGAAGATGCACCTTCCA GAGAACAAGGTTTTGGGGCAAGTGCTTATAAGGTGGATTGGAAACGGGACGATGCACCTTCCA CAGAAGAAAAAGGTTTTGGGGAAAGTGCTTATAAGGTGGATTGGAAATCAGAAGATGCACCTTCCG AAGAAAAAGGTTTTGGGGCAAGTGCTTATAATGTGGATTGGAAACCAGAAGATACAACTTCCA AACAAAAAGGTTTTGGGGCAAGTGCTTATAAGGTGGATTGGAAACCAGAAGTTGCACCTTCTA TTCCTACAGGAGAAGAAGGTTTTGGGGCAAGTGTTTATAAGGTGGATTGGAAACCAGAAGATGCACGTTCCA AAGAAAAAAGTTTTGGGGCAAGTGCTTATAAGGTGGATTGGAAATCAGAAGATGCACCTTCTG AAAAAGGTTTTGGGGAAAGTGCTTATAAAGTTGATTGGAAACTAGAAGATTCAACTTCCA AAAAAAACGATTTTGATGGAAGTGCTTATGTGGTACATTGGGATCCAAATCTTGCACACTCTC CTTCCTCCATTCCCGAAGAACTAGAGAAACGCGGAGATGTAAAATTTCAAACCGGCATGTTATTCCTGAAGAAGAATCTACACATTGGCACTACACTGCCTGAAGGAACCATGTTTGCACGAGATGGTGCACCAAAGTCTATTCATTTTTCCTCTACTCCGTTGGAGTCAAAGTACTTGACAACCATCCTTTCATACTTCAAATTACCACACGGCTCGATGAAGGCAAACCAGGTAGCTGACACCCTTCATTCATGTGGGAAACCGGCTGACAAGGAGGAACCTCACATGTGTTTCTCATCCCGCGAAGCAATGGCAAGGTTCGCCACCCGAGAATTGGGAGTCAGCAGCGCACGAGCAGCCATTACAAGGATTCATGGGCATGAGAACCCTAGCTCCATGTATGTCGTGGAACAGATCACCCAACTCAACAGTAATGTGGTGCCATGCCACCCTATGGATTTTCCATATGAGGTTTTTTATTGCCATCGGCCAAAACAAGTGCAATCTTTGAGGGTGCAACTCAAGGATTTGAAAGATGGCATGTCGCGTGTGACGGCAATAGCCATGTGTCACATGAACACATCTGATTGGGACACACAGTACTTCGAGCTATTAGACGGAGAGCGTGGTGAACCTATTTGCCACTACATGCCTACCGATTACATCATGTTCTATTAG
- the LOC109753394 gene encoding uncharacterized protein isoform X7 encodes MAIKLIAIAFFLLLLAFAECSDGGEPPSSQKETFGETVYAVHWDSPSKGEGFGASAYKVDWNPEDAPSKEKGFGASAYKVDWKPEDAPSEEKGFGASAYKVDWKREDASSKEKGFGASAYKVDWKSEDAPSEQKGFGASAYKVDWKPEDPSSKQNGFGASAYKVDWKREDAPSREQGFWASPYKVDWKLDDAPSTEEKGFGASAYKVDWKSKDARSKEKGFRASAYKVHWKPEDASSKQKGFGASAYKVDWKREDAFSKQNGFRASAYKVDWKPEDAPSREQGFGASAYKVDWKRDDAPSTEEKGFGESAYKVDWKSEDAPSEEKGFGASAYNVDWKPEDTTSKQKGFGASAYKVDWKPEVAPSREEGFGASVYKVDWKPEDARSKEKSFGASAYKVDWKSEDAPSEKGFGESAYKVDWKLEDSTSKKNDFDGSAYVVHWDPNLAHSPSSIPEELEKRGDVKFQTGMLFLKKNLHIGTTLPEGTMFARDGAPKSIHFSSTPLESKYLTTILSYFKLPHGSMKANQVADTLHSCGKPADKEEPHMCFSSREAMARFATRELGVSSARAAITRIHGHENPSSMYVVEQITQLNSNVVPCHPMDFPYEVFYCHRPKQVQSLRVQLKDLKDGMSRVTAIAMCHMNTSDWDTQYFELLDGERGEPICHYMPTDYIMFY; translated from the exons ATGGCGATCAAGCTTATAGCAATAGCCTTTTTCTTGCTCCTTCTAGCCTTTGCTGAGTGTAGCGACGGGGGTGAACCTCCATCTTCTC AAAAAGAAACTTTTGGTGAAACTGTGTATGCGGTACATTGGGATTCCCCTTCAA AAGGAGAAGGTTTTGGGGCTAGTGCTTATAAGGTGGATTGGAACCCAGAAGATGCACCTTCCA AAGAAAAAGGTTTTGGGGCAAGTGCTTATAAGGTGGATTGGAAACCAGAAGATGCACCATCTG AAGAAAAAGGTTTTGGTGCAAGTGCTTATAAGGTGGATTGGAAACGAGAAGATGCATCTTCCA AAGAAAAAGGTTTTGGGGCAAGTGCTTATAAGGTGGATTGGAAATCAGAAGATGCACCTTCCG AACAAAAAGGTTTTGGGGCAAGTGCTTATAAGGTGGATTGGAAACCAGAAGATCCATCTTCCA AACAAAATGGTTTTGGGGCAAGTGCTTATAAGGTGGATTGGAAACGAGAAGATGCACCTTCCA GAGAACAAGGTTTTTGGGCAAGTCCTTATAAGGTAGATTGGAAACTAGACGATGCACCTTCCA CAGAAGAAAAAGGTTTTGGGGCAAGTGCTTATAAGGTGGATTGGAAATCAAAAGATGCACGTTCCA AAGAAAAAGGTTTTAGGGCAAGTGCTTATAAGGTACATTGGAAACCAGAAGATGCATCTTCCA AACAAAAAGGTTTTGGGGCAAGTGCTTATAAGGTGGATTGGAAACGAGAAGATGCATTTTCCA AACAAAATGGTTTTCGGGCAAGTGCTTATAAGGTGGATTGGAAACCAGAAGATGCACCTTCCA GAGAACAAGGTTTTGGGGCAAGTGCTTATAAGGTGGATTGGAAACGGGACGATGCACCTTCCA CAGAAGAAAAAGGTTTTGGGGAAAGTGCTTATAAGGTGGATTGGAAATCAGAAGATGCACCTTCCG AAGAAAAAGGTTTTGGGGCAAGTGCTTATAATGTGGATTGGAAACCAGAAGATACAACTTCCA AACAAAAAGGTTTTGGGGCAAGTGCTTATAAGGTGGATTGGAAACCAGAAGTTGCACCTTCTA GAGAAGAAGGTTTTGGGGCAAGTGTTTATAAGGTGGATTGGAAACCAGAAGATGCACGTTCCA AAGAAAAAAGTTTTGGGGCAAGTGCTTATAAGGTGGATTGGAAATCAGAAGATGCACCTTCTG AAAAAGGTTTTGGGGAAAGTGCTTATAAAGTTGATTGGAAACTAGAAGATTCAACTTCCA AAAAAAACGATTTTGATGGAAGTGCTTATGTGGTACATTGGGATCCAAATCTTGCACACTCTC CTTCCTCCATTCCCGAAGAACTAGAGAAACGCGGAGATGTAAAATTTCAAACCGGCATGTTATTCCTGAAGAAGAATCTACACATTGGCACTACACTGCCTGAAGGAACCATGTTTGCACGAGATGGTGCACCAAAGTCTATTCATTTTTCCTCTACTCCGTTGGAGTCAAAGTACTTGACAACCATCCTTTCATACTTCAAATTACCACACGGCTCGATGAAGGCAAACCAGGTAGCTGACACCCTTCATTCATGTGGGAAACCGGCTGACAAGGAGGAACCTCACATGTGTTTCTCATCCCGCGAAGCAATGGCAAGGTTCGCCACCCGAGAATTGGGAGTCAGCAGCGCACGAGCAGCCATTACAAGGATTCATGGGCATGAGAACCCTAGCTCCATGTATGTCGTGGAACAGATCACCCAACTCAACAGTAATGTGGTGCCATGCCACCCTATGGATTTTCCATATGAGGTTTTTTATTGCCATCGGCCAAAACAAGTGCAATCTTTGAGGGTGCAACTCAAGGATTTGAAAGATGGCATGTCGCGTGTGACGGCAATAGCCATGTGTCACATGAACACATCTGATTGGGACACACAGTACTTCGAGCTATTAGACGGAGAGCGTGGTGAACCTATTTGCCACTACATGCCTACCGATTACATCATGTTCTATTAG
- the LOC109753394 gene encoding uncharacterized protein isoform X2, which yields MAIKLIAIAFFLLLLAFAECSDGGEPPSSQKETFGETVYAVHWDSPSKGEGFGASAYKVDWNPEDAPSKEKGFGASAYKVDWKPEDAPSEEKGFGASAYKVDWKREDASSKEKGFGASAYKVDWKSEDAPSEQKGFGASAYKVDWKPEDPSSKQNGFGASAYKVDWKREDAPSREQGFWASPYKVDWKLDDAPSTEEKGFGASAYKVDWKSKDARSKEKGFRASAYKVHWKPEDASSKQKGFGASAYKVDWKREDAFSKQNGFRASAYKVDWKPEDAPSREQGFGASAYKVDWKRDDAPSKEKGFGESAYKVDWKSEDAPSEEKGFGASAYNVDWKPEDTTSKQKGFGASAYKVDWKPEVAPSIPTGEEGFGASVYKVDWKPEDARSKEKSFGASAYKVDWKSEDAPSEKGFGESAYKVDWKLEDSTSKKNDFDGSAYVVHWDPNLAHSPSSIPEELEKRGDVKFQTGMLFLKKNLHIGTTLPEGTMFARDGAPKSIHFSSTPLESKYLTTILSYFKLPHGSMKANQVADTLHSCGKPADKEEPHMCFSSREAMARFATRELGVSSARAAITRIHGHENPSSMYVVEQITQLNSNVVPCHPMDFPYEVFYCHRPKQVQSLRVQLKDLKDGMSRVTAIAMCHMNTSDWDTQYFELLDGERGEPICHYMPTDYIMFY from the exons ATGGCGATCAAGCTTATAGCAATAGCCTTTTTCTTGCTCCTTCTAGCCTTTGCTGAGTGTAGCGACGGGGGTGAACCTCCATCTTCTC AAAAAGAAACTTTTGGTGAAACTGTGTATGCGGTACATTGGGATTCCCCTTCAA AAGGAGAAGGTTTTGGGGCTAGTGCTTATAAGGTGGATTGGAACCCAGAAGATGCACCTTCCA AAGAAAAAGGTTTTGGGGCAAGTGCTTATAAGGTGGATTGGAAACCAGAAGATGCACCATCTG AAGAAAAAGGTTTTGGTGCAAGTGCTTATAAGGTGGATTGGAAACGAGAAGATGCATCTTCCA AAGAAAAAGGTTTTGGGGCAAGTGCTTATAAGGTGGATTGGAAATCAGAAGATGCACCTTCCG AACAAAAAGGTTTTGGGGCAAGTGCTTATAAGGTGGATTGGAAACCAGAAGATCCATCTTCCA AACAAAATGGTTTTGGGGCAAGTGCTTATAAGGTGGATTGGAAACGAGAAGATGCACCTTCCA GAGAACAAGGTTTTTGGGCAAGTCCTTATAAGGTAGATTGGAAACTAGACGATGCACCTTCCA CAGAAGAAAAAGGTTTTGGGGCAAGTGCTTATAAGGTGGATTGGAAATCAAAAGATGCACGTTCCA AAGAAAAAGGTTTTAGGGCAAGTGCTTATAAGGTACATTGGAAACCAGAAGATGCATCTTCCA AACAAAAAGGTTTTGGGGCAAGTGCTTATAAGGTGGATTGGAAACGAGAAGATGCATTTTCCA AACAAAATGGTTTTCGGGCAAGTGCTTATAAGGTGGATTGGAAACCAGAAGATGCACCTTCCA GAGAACAAGGTTTTGGGGCAAGTGCTTATAAGGTGGATTGGAAACGGGACGATGCACCTTCCA AAGAAAAAGGTTTTGGGGAAAGTGCTTATAAGGTGGATTGGAAATCAGAAGATGCACCTTCCG AAGAAAAAGGTTTTGGGGCAAGTGCTTATAATGTGGATTGGAAACCAGAAGATACAACTTCCA AACAAAAAGGTTTTGGGGCAAGTGCTTATAAGGTGGATTGGAAACCAGAAGTTGCACCTTCTA TTCCTACAGGAGAAGAAGGTTTTGGGGCAAGTGTTTATAAGGTGGATTGGAAACCAGAAGATGCACGTTCCA AAGAAAAAAGTTTTGGGGCAAGTGCTTATAAGGTGGATTGGAAATCAGAAGATGCACCTTCTG AAAAAGGTTTTGGGGAAAGTGCTTATAAAGTTGATTGGAAACTAGAAGATTCAACTTCCA AAAAAAACGATTTTGATGGAAGTGCTTATGTGGTACATTGGGATCCAAATCTTGCACACTCTC CTTCCTCCATTCCCGAAGAACTAGAGAAACGCGGAGATGTAAAATTTCAAACCGGCATGTTATTCCTGAAGAAGAATCTACACATTGGCACTACACTGCCTGAAGGAACCATGTTTGCACGAGATGGTGCACCAAAGTCTATTCATTTTTCCTCTACTCCGTTGGAGTCAAAGTACTTGACAACCATCCTTTCATACTTCAAATTACCACACGGCTCGATGAAGGCAAACCAGGTAGCTGACACCCTTCATTCATGTGGGAAACCGGCTGACAAGGAGGAACCTCACATGTGTTTCTCATCCCGCGAAGCAATGGCAAGGTTCGCCACCCGAGAATTGGGAGTCAGCAGCGCACGAGCAGCCATTACAAGGATTCATGGGCATGAGAACCCTAGCTCCATGTATGTCGTGGAACAGATCACCCAACTCAACAGTAATGTGGTGCCATGCCACCCTATGGATTTTCCATATGAGGTTTTTTATTGCCATCGGCCAAAACAAGTGCAATCTTTGAGGGTGCAACTCAAGGATTTGAAAGATGGCATGTCGCGTGTGACGGCAATAGCCATGTGTCACATGAACACATCTGATTGGGACACACAGTACTTCGAGCTATTAGACGGAGAGCGTGGTGAACCTATTTGCCACTACATGCCTACCGATTACATCATGTTCTATTAG
- the LOC109753394 gene encoding uncharacterized protein isoform X6 has product MAIKLIAIAFFLLLLAFAECSDGGEPPSSQKETFGETVYAVHWDSPSKGEGFGASAYKVDWNPEDAPSKEKGFGASAYKVDWKPEDAPSEKGFGASAYKVDWKREDASSKKGFGASAYKVDWKSEDAPSEQKGFGASAYKVDWKPEDPSSKQNGFGASAYKVDWKREDAPSREQGFWASPYKVDWKLDDAPSTEEKGFGASAYKVDWKSKDARSKEKGFRASAYKVHWKPEDASSKQKGFGASAYKVDWKREDAFSKQNGFRASAYKVDWKPEDAPSREQGFGASAYKVDWKRDDAPSTEEKGFGESAYKVDWKSEDAPSEEKGFGASAYNVDWKPEDTTSKQKGFGASAYKVDWKPEVAPSIPTGEEGFGASVYKVDWKPEDARSKEKSFGASAYKVDWKSEDAPSEKGFGESAYKVDWKLEDSTSKKNDFDGSAYVVHWDPNLAHSPSSIPEELEKRGDVKFQTGMLFLKKNLHIGTTLPEGTMFARDGAPKSIHFSSTPLESKYLTTILSYFKLPHGSMKANQVADTLHSCGKPADKEEPHMCFSSREAMARFATRELGVSSARAAITRIHGHENPSSMYVVEQITQLNSNVVPCHPMDFPYEVFYCHRPKQVQSLRVQLKDLKDGMSRVTAIAMCHMNTSDWDTQYFELLDGERGEPICHYMPTDYIMFY; this is encoded by the exons ATGGCGATCAAGCTTATAGCAATAGCCTTTTTCTTGCTCCTTCTAGCCTTTGCTGAGTGTAGCGACGGGGGTGAACCTCCATCTTCTC AAAAAGAAACTTTTGGTGAAACTGTGTATGCGGTACATTGGGATTCCCCTTCAA AAGGAGAAGGTTTTGGGGCTAGTGCTTATAAGGTGGATTGGAACCCAGAAGATGCACCTTCCA AAGAAAAAGGTTTTGGGGCAAGTGCTTATAAGGTGGATTGGAAACCAGAAGATGCACCATCTG AAAAAGGTTTTGGTGCAAGTGCTTATAAGGTGGATTGGAAACGAGAAGATGCATCTTCCA AAAAAGGTTTTGGGGCAAGTGCTTATAAGGTGGATTGGAAATCAGAAGATGCACCTTCCG AACAAAAAGGTTTTGGGGCAAGTGCTTATAAGGTGGATTGGAAACCAGAAGATCCATCTTCCA AACAAAATGGTTTTGGGGCAAGTGCTTATAAGGTGGATTGGAAACGAGAAGATGCACCTTCCA GAGAACAAGGTTTTTGGGCAAGTCCTTATAAGGTAGATTGGAAACTAGACGATGCACCTTCCA CAGAAGAAAAAGGTTTTGGGGCAAGTGCTTATAAGGTGGATTGGAAATCAAAAGATGCACGTTCCA AAGAAAAAGGTTTTAGGGCAAGTGCTTATAAGGTACATTGGAAACCAGAAGATGCATCTTCCA AACAAAAAGGTTTTGGGGCAAGTGCTTATAAGGTGGATTGGAAACGAGAAGATGCATTTTCCA AACAAAATGGTTTTCGGGCAAGTGCTTATAAGGTGGATTGGAAACCAGAAGATGCACCTTCCA GAGAACAAGGTTTTGGGGCAAGTGCTTATAAGGTGGATTGGAAACGGGACGATGCACCTTCCA CAGAAGAAAAAGGTTTTGGGGAAAGTGCTTATAAGGTGGATTGGAAATCAGAAGATGCACCTTCCG AAGAAAAAGGTTTTGGGGCAAGTGCTTATAATGTGGATTGGAAACCAGAAGATACAACTTCCA AACAAAAAGGTTTTGGGGCAAGTGCTTATAAGGTGGATTGGAAACCAGAAGTTGCACCTTCTA TTCCTACAGGAGAAGAAGGTTTTGGGGCAAGTGTTTATAAGGTGGATTGGAAACCAGAAGATGCACGTTCCA AAGAAAAAAGTTTTGGGGCAAGTGCTTATAAGGTGGATTGGAAATCAGAAGATGCACCTTCTG AAAAAGGTTTTGGGGAAAGTGCTTATAAAGTTGATTGGAAACTAGAAGATTCAACTTCCA AAAAAAACGATTTTGATGGAAGTGCTTATGTGGTACATTGGGATCCAAATCTTGCACACTCTC CTTCCTCCATTCCCGAAGAACTAGAGAAACGCGGAGATGTAAAATTTCAAACCGGCATGTTATTCCTGAAGAAGAATCTACACATTGGCACTACACTGCCTGAAGGAACCATGTTTGCACGAGATGGTGCACCAAAGTCTATTCATTTTTCCTCTACTCCGTTGGAGTCAAAGTACTTGACAACCATCCTTTCATACTTCAAATTACCACACGGCTCGATGAAGGCAAACCAGGTAGCTGACACCCTTCATTCATGTGGGAAACCGGCTGACAAGGAGGAACCTCACATGTGTTTCTCATCCCGCGAAGCAATGGCAAGGTTCGCCACCCGAGAATTGGGAGTCAGCAGCGCACGAGCAGCCATTACAAGGATTCATGGGCATGAGAACCCTAGCTCCATGTATGTCGTGGAACAGATCACCCAACTCAACAGTAATGTGGTGCCATGCCACCCTATGGATTTTCCATATGAGGTTTTTTATTGCCATCGGCCAAAACAAGTGCAATCTTTGAGGGTGCAACTCAAGGATTTGAAAGATGGCATGTCGCGTGTGACGGCAATAGCCATGTGTCACATGAACACATCTGATTGGGACACACAGTACTTCGAGCTATTAGACGGAGAGCGTGGTGAACCTATTTGCCACTACATGCCTACCGATTACATCATGTTCTATTAG